The following proteins come from a genomic window of Leptospira dzoumogneensis:
- a CDS encoding N-acetylneuraminate synthase family protein, protein MDIVELEKGYPETEAKIKALASECGNATEIIRGAVVSDTIHFIGDTRKISDKEGYVKELPGVTRIWNVSLPYKNIARTAAGKNGEVVHRENRIVEVHGKDGLVRKFGTGKHIFLVGPDSPQTYEQTVTIAKQAVEIGKKFGILDRIIFRGGAFKPRTRPTDWRGMGWDGIKLLDRVKEETGLPYVTEVMDHTMAEEVSKHADMIQIGTRNAQDFELLEAVGRTGKPVILKRGFGNEAIEWFSAAEYIANQGNLNIVLCERGVKTLFIKEGYCRNTPDLNVITHAKNQTILPVIFDPSHVAGDDKIVVSNLLASLPFNPDGSITETLHEEEFRKEQMCDAAQALLMSLYEKTVEAILTYEEKIKPITDKVDSYFLERKGKK, encoded by the coding sequence GTGGACATAGTCGAACTGGAGAAGGGATATCCTGAAACCGAAGCAAAAATAAAGGCTTTGGCTTCCGAATGTGGGAACGCCACCGAGATCATTCGCGGAGCGGTCGTATCCGATACCATTCATTTTATCGGGGATACCCGTAAGATCTCCGACAAGGAAGGTTATGTAAAAGAACTTCCTGGTGTGACTAGAATTTGGAACGTATCATTGCCTTATAAAAATATCGCCCGCACTGCTGCCGGTAAAAACGGAGAAGTAGTCCATCGTGAAAACCGAATTGTAGAAGTTCATGGAAAAGACGGACTCGTCCGTAAGTTCGGGACTGGAAAACATATCTTCCTAGTTGGTCCGGATTCTCCTCAAACTTATGAGCAAACTGTTACTATCGCGAAACAAGCGGTAGAGATAGGTAAAAAATTCGGGATCTTAGATCGTATCATCTTCAGAGGCGGGGCATTTAAGCCTAGGACTCGTCCGACTGATTGGAGAGGAATGGGTTGGGACGGTATCAAATTACTCGATAGAGTAAAAGAAGAAACCGGACTTCCATATGTGACCGAAGTTATGGATCATACCATGGCGGAAGAAGTTTCCAAACATGCCGACATGATCCAGATCGGGACAAGAAACGCTCAAGACTTCGAACTTTTAGAAGCTGTAGGGCGCACCGGTAAACCTGTGATCTTAAAAAGAGGTTTCGGTAACGAAGCTATCGAGTGGTTCTCCGCTGCAGAATATATTGCTAATCAAGGAAATTTGAATATTGTTCTTTGTGAAAGAGGTGTTAAAACTCTTTTCATCAAGGAAGGATATTGCCGTAATACTCCGGATCTGAACGTGATCACTCATGCCAAGAACCAAACAATTCTTCCTGTGATCTTCGACCCAAGCCATGTTGCCGGTGACGATAAGATCGTGGTTTCTAATTTGCTTGCGTCTCTTCCGTTTAATCCGGATGGATCCATTACTGAAACCTTACATGAAGAAGAGTTCCGTAAAGAGCAAATGTGTGATGCGGCTCAGGCGCTTCTCATGTCTTTGTACGAAAAAACAGTAGAAGCTATTTTAACCTATGAGGAAAAGATCAAACCTATAACGGATAAGGTAGATTCTTATTTTTTGGAACGTAAGGGAAAAAAATAA
- the lpxA gene encoding acyl-ACP--UDP-N-acetylglucosamine O-acyltransferase has product MKIHPTAIVDSKAELHESVEVGAYTIIEKDVVIGEGTVIETGARIFAGTKLGKFNKVHHGAVIGVGPQDLGFDPSTPSKTIIGDNNTFKEYSNIHKGTKVDSPTIIGNRNYVMGNAHVGHDCILGDDNILTHGLVLAGHVTVGNKAFISGLVAVHQFCFVGDYAMIAGCSKVVQDVPPFATADGNPCTIIGLNTVGLKRGGFSPETRTAIKNAYKTIYHSGMNYRTALDQLEKESGHPPEVLQIIKFFRNSDRGVMNHR; this is encoded by the coding sequence ATGAAAATTCACCCAACAGCCATCGTCGATTCGAAAGCGGAGCTACACGAGTCCGTCGAAGTCGGTGCGTATACAATTATAGAAAAAGATGTGGTAATCGGCGAAGGAACCGTGATTGAAACCGGAGCCCGAATTTTCGCAGGCACTAAATTAGGTAAATTCAACAAGGTCCATCATGGAGCTGTGATCGGAGTAGGTCCTCAGGATCTAGGTTTCGATCCTAGCACTCCGAGCAAAACGATCATCGGAGATAATAATACTTTTAAGGAATATTCCAATATCCATAAGGGAACCAAGGTAGATTCTCCCACAATTATCGGAAATAGGAACTACGTGATGGGAAATGCTCACGTAGGTCACGATTGTATTTTAGGAGATGATAATATTCTAACCCACGGTCTTGTTTTGGCAGGACATGTAACGGTCGGTAATAAGGCATTCATTTCCGGTTTAGTGGCAGTTCACCAATTTTGTTTTGTAGGCGATTATGCAATGATAGCAGGTTGTTCTAAAGTGGTGCAGGATGTTCCTCCTTTTGCCACCGCTGACGGAAACCCTTGCACGATCATCGGTTTAAATACCGTAGGCTTGAAAAGGGGAGGATTTTCTCCTGAGACCAGAACTGCGATCAAGAATGCATACAAGACGATCTATCATTCCGGTATGAATTATAGAACTGCTTTGGATCAATTGGAGAAGGAATCGGGTCATCCTCCTGAAGTTCTGCAGATCATTAAGTTCTTCAGAAATAGTGATCGCGGAGTAATGAATCACAGATAA
- the recG gene encoding ATP-dependent DNA helicase RecG, whose product MKNSVSDKKNSSVSLASSIGVVKGVGPKKQEVLESVGIKTIQDLLGWFPRRYLDRNLTENILLKQGESVTLILEVIDSYLAHGKKSRLVVSAKTKNNEPISLVFFRGIQFFRRVFQPGILVAVTGKLEYFRGFQLMHPDYEVLSYGGNSEISEDDLPESIHTGRIIPLYPTTEAMRDEHLNSRELRKLIHFALKLLEGRIQEILPAQVVKKRNLMDRAQAYNEIHFPTEDEQLGRARTRFKYEELYYFNLLIEYKRSQRAKVPRILWPLPESKTAKDLIKNLPFELTPDQKESLAKISEWTKSDTPAAILLQGDVGSGKTLVALLTALKYTDNQVQVCMVAPTEILARQHYQTVMNFLGNMPFLRIELLVGKEPKKTRAEKIFRIKTGESLFIIGTHSVFQEDVIFKDLGLAIIDEQHKFGVEQRETLRSKGKNPDILAMTATPIPRTLCLTLYGDLELVTLKNRPAGRIPIKTLWFTEGKRSGVYKSIQKYVSQGRQCYIVYPLVEESEKSDLKSCIEAYETLRKDVFPEFKVGLLHGKMETSEKDRIMKLFQQNEIQILVSTTVIEVGVDVPNASVMVIEHSDRFGISQLHQLRGRVGRGKHESFCILISDSKITEEARYRIQALVDSDDGFFLSEADLKLRGPGELLGVRQSGLPDFKIADLREDSQWIEISREDVNQFGNLGDLEKSEIVSRFSEGALLFSN is encoded by the coding sequence ATGAAGAACTCGGTCTCTGATAAAAAAAATTCCAGCGTTTCCTTAGCCAGCTCCATCGGAGTCGTAAAAGGTGTGGGTCCTAAAAAACAGGAAGTTTTAGAATCCGTAGGGATCAAAACTATCCAAGATCTTTTAGGATGGTTTCCACGCAGATATTTAGATCGGAACTTAACTGAAAACATTCTACTCAAGCAGGGAGAATCGGTTACCTTAATTTTAGAAGTAATCGATTCTTATCTGGCTCACGGAAAAAAATCCAGACTTGTAGTTTCCGCAAAAACTAAAAACAACGAGCCGATCAGTTTAGTTTTCTTCAGAGGTATCCAATTTTTCCGCAGGGTCTTCCAGCCCGGAATTCTAGTAGCTGTAACCGGTAAGCTGGAATATTTCAGAGGTTTCCAACTCATGCATCCGGACTACGAAGTTCTATCTTACGGCGGAAATTCCGAAATTTCCGAAGATGATCTTCCGGAGAGTATTCATACGGGTCGGATCATTCCACTTTATCCTACAACGGAAGCAATGAGAGATGAACATCTCAATTCAAGAGAACTTCGTAAACTAATCCACTTTGCATTAAAACTTTTAGAAGGTAGAATTCAGGAAATCCTGCCTGCCCAAGTGGTTAAAAAAAGAAATCTAATGGACCGTGCCCAAGCCTATAACGAGATCCATTTTCCCACAGAAGACGAACAATTAGGCAGAGCAAGAACCAGATTCAAATACGAAGAATTATATTATTTCAATCTTTTGATAGAATACAAACGTTCTCAAAGAGCAAAAGTTCCCAGGATTTTATGGCCTCTTCCAGAATCAAAAACCGCAAAGGATCTGATCAAAAATTTACCTTTCGAATTAACTCCAGACCAAAAGGAAAGCCTGGCAAAAATTTCAGAATGGACCAAGTCGGATACTCCGGCCGCAATCCTATTACAAGGAGATGTCGGTTCCGGAAAAACCTTGGTCGCACTTCTCACCGCACTCAAATACACGGACAATCAAGTTCAAGTCTGCATGGTGGCTCCTACCGAAATTTTAGCCAGACAACATTATCAAACCGTAATGAACTTTTTGGGGAATATGCCATTTCTGCGAATAGAACTTTTAGTGGGAAAAGAACCTAAAAAAACCAGAGCGGAAAAAATATTCAGGATCAAAACAGGAGAATCCTTATTTATCATAGGGACTCACAGTGTTTTCCAAGAAGATGTGATCTTCAAAGATCTCGGACTTGCGATCATAGACGAACAGCATAAGTTCGGAGTGGAACAAAGAGAAACCTTAAGATCCAAGGGAAAAAATCCGGACATTCTAGCAATGACCGCTACTCCAATTCCAAGAACACTTTGTCTTACACTGTACGGTGATTTGGAATTAGTGACCTTAAAAAATCGTCCTGCCGGCAGGATACCGATCAAAACATTATGGTTTACCGAAGGCAAAAGATCAGGAGTTTATAAATCCATCCAAAAGTACGTCTCCCAAGGAAGACAATGTTATATTGTATACCCATTGGTCGAAGAATCGGAAAAATCGGATCTTAAGTCCTGTATAGAAGCATATGAAACATTAAGGAAAGATGTTTTTCCTGAATTTAAAGTAGGGCTTCTCCATGGAAAAATGGAAACCTCCGAAAAAGACAGGATCATGAAATTGTTCCAGCAAAATGAGATCCAGATCTTAGTCAGTACCACGGTGATAGAAGTAGGTGTAGACGTTCCGAATGCTTCCGTGATGGTGATTGAACATTCCGATAGATTCGGGATCTCTCAACTTCACCAGTTAAGGGGACGAGTAGGCCGGGGAAAACACGAAAGCTTTTGTATCTTAATTTCAGATTCCAAAATTACGGAAGAAGCAAGGTACCGCATCCAAGCCCTGGTGGATTCCGATGATGGATTCTTCTTATCCGAAGCTGACCTGAAATTGAGAGGCCCTGGAGAACTTTTAGGCGTAAGACAAAGTGGATTGCCGGACTTTAAGATCGCCGACTTAAGAGAAGATAGTCAATGGATTGAGATCTCTAGAGAAGATGTAAATCAGTTCGGGAATTTGGGGGATCTGGAAAAATCAGAGATCGTTTCTAGATTTTCGGAAGGCGCTTTATTATTTTCTAATTGA
- a CDS encoding TIGR04452 family lipoprotein — protein MKKIITLLLPLFLTFNCVLFDAIGLSYPDTVDGKEAKSIILTSAVIGSAVGGFEVLSILAPQLAKVEEDKYYNKADVDDCANEALIINLITVDLGGFTCDLNPRATIIPFIY, from the coding sequence ATGAAAAAAATCATCACTCTTCTTCTGCCCCTGTTCCTAACGTTTAATTGTGTTTTATTTGATGCAATTGGTCTGTCTTATCCGGACACCGTAGATGGAAAGGAAGCAAAAAGTATCATTCTGACAAGTGCAGTTATTGGATCCGCAGTAGGCGGCTTCGAAGTTCTTTCTATTCTTGCTCCTCAATTAGCAAAAGTAGAAGAAGATAAATACTATAACAAAGCGGATGTTGACGATTGTGCGAACGAAGCGTTGATCATTAACTTGATCACTGTGGATTTAGGTGGTTTTACCTGCGACCTAAACCCTAGAGCAACGATCATTCCTTTTATCTATTGA
- the panB gene encoding 3-methyl-2-oxobutanoate hydroxymethyltransferase: protein MRDVSKVFPRGPKPVQKKITVLTCYDFMFARILEDSGVDCILVGDTLGVVYQGQPTTLPVTLDEMIYHAKAVRRGAPNTFVVVDLPFLSYQVSLEEGIRSAGKVMKESGCDAVKFEGGGPEILELIYKLERIGIPVMGHIGLTPQSVNVFGGHKIQGKAEEDKARLISEAKGISDAGAFSIVFELIPSALAKEISESVPIPTIGIGAGAATDGQVLVIYDFLGLNKGFKPKFLKTFLNGYDDVSGAVKNYIQEVRNGSFPGSEHSH, encoded by the coding sequence ATGAGAGATGTTAGCAAAGTATTTCCAAGAGGACCAAAACCCGTACAGAAAAAGATCACGGTATTGACCTGTTATGATTTTATGTTCGCAAGGATCTTGGAAGATTCTGGCGTAGATTGTATTCTTGTTGGGGACACTTTGGGTGTAGTCTATCAAGGTCAACCGACAACTTTACCTGTGACCTTGGATGAAATGATCTATCATGCAAAGGCAGTTAGGAGAGGTGCCCCGAACACATTCGTAGTTGTGGATCTTCCATTTCTAAGCTATCAGGTTTCTTTGGAAGAAGGGATCCGTTCTGCCGGAAAAGTAATGAAAGAAAGCGGATGCGACGCGGTAAAATTCGAAGGCGGTGGTCCTGAGATACTGGAGCTAATCTATAAATTAGAAAGGATAGGCATCCCTGTTATGGGACATATAGGTCTTACTCCTCAATCCGTGAACGTTTTCGGAGGACATAAAATCCAGGGAAAAGCGGAAGAGGATAAGGCTAGATTGATAAGCGAAGCAAAGGGGATCTCCGACGCCGGAGCCTTCTCCATTGTTTTCGAGCTGATCCCTTCCGCTCTTGCTAAAGAAATTTCCGAATCTGTCCCAATTCCTACGATCGGGATAGGAGCGGGAGCAGCGACCGACGGACAGGTGCTGGTAATTTACGATTTTCTCGGATTGAATAAGGGCTTTAAGCCTAAGTTCTTAAAAACTTTCCTGAATGGATACGACGATGTCTCCGGCGCAGTCAAAAACTATATTCAGGAAGTGAGAAACGGAAGTTTTCCCGGGTCGGAACATTCCCATTAA
- a CDS encoding Hpt domain-containing protein — protein sequence MLVDWSRLDSLKQGDDEDDIIWLEEMVRSLRKNMNSRLENIKSFTDEKRSVELQAELHQTKGVAANFGLAGVQKNVTEAEQKLKEGNLEACLALCQELPSLWEQTKKELAPKFPE from the coding sequence ATGCTAGTGGATTGGTCTCGTCTAGATTCCCTAAAACAAGGCGATGATGAAGATGATATTATTTGGCTGGAAGAAATGGTACGTTCTTTACGTAAGAACATGAATAGCCGTTTAGAGAATATCAAAAGTTTCACTGACGAAAAGAGAAGCGTAGAACTCCAAGCAGAATTACACCAGACAAAAGGTGTCGCGGCAAATTTCGGGCTCGCAGGCGTTCAGAAGAATGTTACGGAAGCGGAGCAGAAATTGAAGGAAGGAAACTTAGAAGCTTGTTTAGCTCTTTGTCAGGAACTTCCGAGCCTTTGGGAGCAAACCAAAAAAGAATTAGCTCCCAAATTTCCGGAATAA
- the folK gene encoding 2-amino-4-hydroxy-6-hydroxymethyldihydropteridine diphosphokinase, which translates to MDKNNHIAFLCLGTNLGDRELYLAEAIQKIGAHPEIKILKKGTALNTEALEVTDQPDFLNQLLQISTHLSPRELLDFLLGIENEMGRVRTRDKGPRVIDIDILSIDDMKIHEKGLHLPHHSLFTRPFILELLNELGEGSLIQAFGNPSEG; encoded by the coding sequence ATGGATAAAAATAATCATATCGCATTTCTATGTTTGGGAACCAATTTAGGAGATCGTGAACTGTATCTTGCGGAGGCGATCCAAAAGATAGGTGCTCATCCTGAAATAAAGATCCTAAAAAAAGGAACTGCTTTAAATACGGAAGCTTTAGAAGTTACGGACCAACCCGACTTCTTAAATCAACTTTTACAGATATCCACTCATCTTTCCCCTAGAGAACTTTTGGATTTTTTACTCGGAATTGAAAATGAAATGGGAAGAGTTCGCACAAGAGACAAAGGTCCTCGCGTTATCGATATAGATATTCTTTCTATCGATGATATGAAGATCCATGAGAAGGGTCTGCATCTTCCCCATCATAGCCTGTTCACACGTCCTTTTATATTAGAACTTTTAAATGAACTCGGAGAAGGTTCCCTGATCCAAGCCTTTGGGAATCCTTCGGAGGGATGA
- a CDS encoding M15 family metallopeptidase gives MPFLFRCLVLVLIFGTFSLFSQITDETYQGVSETSYLIGDFPKEKALVSFTNPGDPRQFFLRKETKAAFIKLKEEYKKDHPQERQEPFLISAHRSFADQKSIWEDKYSGKKKMREPVKDKTPAQIISLILEFSSAPGTSRHHWGTDIDINALENSYFEKGGRGEIFYNWMKKNAHRFGFCQPYSPKSERAGKGYNEEKWHWSYAPLSNKFQRAWADAYKKGKLNFKGKFQGSDFLGDLPLEYVTSINPECAKID, from the coding sequence ATGCCGTTCCTATTCCGATGTTTAGTACTTGTTCTGATTTTTGGAACCTTCTCCTTATTTTCACAAATAACAGACGAAACCTACCAAGGTGTCTCGGAAACTTCTTACCTGATCGGAGATTTCCCTAAGGAGAAAGCCCTCGTATCTTTTACAAATCCAGGAGATCCGAGACAATTCTTCCTAAGAAAAGAAACCAAGGCTGCATTTATAAAATTAAAAGAAGAATATAAAAAGGACCATCCTCAAGAAAGACAAGAGCCGTTCTTGATCTCTGCTCATAGATCTTTTGCAGACCAAAAATCAATCTGGGAAGATAAGTATTCCGGAAAGAAGAAGATGAGAGAGCCTGTAAAAGATAAAACCCCGGCGCAGATCATTTCATTAATATTGGAATTTTCCAGCGCACCAGGCACTTCTCGTCACCATTGGGGAACAGACATTGATATAAATGCTTTGGAAAACTCCTATTTTGAAAAAGGCGGAAGAGGCGAAATATTCTATAATTGGATGAAGAAGAATGCTCACAGATTCGGATTCTGCCAGCCTTATTCTCCAAAATCAGAAAGAGCCGGAAAAGGTTATAACGAAGAGAAATGGCATTGGTCTTATGCTCCTCTCTCTAATAAATTCCAAAGAGCTTGGGCGGATGCTTATAAAAAGGGGAAATTGAATTTTAAAGGAAAATTCCAGGGATCCGACTTTTTAGGAGATCTTCCCCTGGAATATGTTACTTCTATCAACCCTGAATGTGCCAAGATAGATTGA
- the fcpA gene encoding flagellar coiling protein FcpA has translation MKVMKTIFVLLAVVGLNLSLFAQNQGGQDTTDAKAAADKIDELLKGELVPEDDDKNLTEEAKKRKKEIQEQEAIWKNPDFKGYDKNFQELHQLSKAFANNKFRLALTSYQSGVNTVLKMREAVEQYRKEEAEKKRLDEKWYWQKVDRKAREDRVVSRQKLEAKQQALNYFTKAINHLDEIKNPDLRERAEFKRLLSDVYRSWIVTEYDLQNLPQCIPILELYIEVNENEKEYPAHKYLASCYAFEENMIKKYGGASEDQMFKFRHKKNIHLLRATELKYGKDSPEYKHIVALINKDEVISVRP, from the coding sequence ATGAAGGTGATGAAGACTATATTCGTTCTTCTGGCCGTGGTCGGACTCAACCTCTCCTTGTTCGCACAGAACCAAGGGGGGCAGGATACGACAGATGCCAAGGCGGCAGCTGATAAGATCGACGAACTGCTGAAAGGTGAGCTCGTTCCGGAAGACGACGACAAGAATCTAACGGAAGAAGCTAAGAAACGTAAAAAAGAAATCCAGGAGCAGGAAGCGATCTGGAAGAACCCTGACTTCAAAGGTTACGACAAGAACTTCCAAGAACTCCATCAGCTTTCTAAGGCTTTCGCGAACAACAAGTTCCGCCTGGCCCTGACTAGCTATCAATCCGGAGTGAATACCGTCCTCAAGATGAGGGAAGCTGTTGAGCAGTACCGTAAAGAGGAAGCGGAGAAGAAACGTCTAGACGAGAAATGGTACTGGCAAAAGGTCGACCGTAAAGCTCGCGAGGATCGTGTCGTTTCCCGCCAAAAGTTGGAAGCAAAACAACAAGCATTGAATTATTTCACCAAGGCGATCAACCATTTGGATGAGATCAAGAACCCGGATCTACGTGAACGTGCCGAGTTCAAAAGACTTCTTTCCGATGTATACAGATCTTGGATTGTTACTGAATACGATCTACAAAATTTACCTCAGTGTATTCCTATATTGGAACTCTACATCGAGGTTAATGAAAACGAGAAAGAATACCCAGCTCACAAGTATCTTGCAAGCTGCTATGCTTTCGAAGAAAACATGATCAAGAAATACGGTGGAGCAAGCGAAGACCAGATGTTCAAATTCCGTCACAAGAAAAACATCCACCTTCTCCGCGCTACCGAGCTGAAATATGGAAAGGATTCTCCGGAATATAAACACATCGTTGCTTTGATTAACAAAGACGAAGTGATTTCGGTTCGCCCTTAA
- a CDS encoding LA_3696 family protein → MIEPILLVPKALRNSLGEEGAEALVSLINQANSGGRKFMEEFVSERFEKRLMEETGKLRLEFREETNKLRMEFKEETAKLWIAIAELRAEMHAGFAGIQEQFKEVYKEIANIHRSIASQTRWMVAVIIASVLPIYIGLAKLIFQKSHNSFRNKKTPVLKPGFFPTLK, encoded by the coding sequence ATGATAGAACCAATACTATTAGTTCCCAAAGCACTTAGGAACAGTTTAGGCGAAGAAGGTGCAGAGGCTCTCGTTAGTCTTATAAATCAAGCCAATTCAGGAGGGAGAAAATTTATGGAAGAATTCGTTTCAGAAAGATTCGAAAAAAGACTGATGGAAGAGACAGGCAAACTTCGTTTAGAATTTAGAGAAGAAACAAATAAACTCAGAATGGAATTTAAAGAAGAAACCGCTAAGCTTTGGATTGCAATTGCAGAACTAAGAGCGGAGATGCATGCAGGTTTTGCCGGCATCCAGGAACAATTCAAAGAAGTATATAAAGAGATCGCAAATATTCATAGATCGATTGCTTCTCAAACAAGATGGATGGTTGCAGTGATTATCGCTTCGGTTCTTCCTATTTATATTGGTTTAGCAAAACTGATCTTCCAAAAATCTCACAATTCTTTTAGAAATAAAAAAACCCCGGTTTTGAAGCCGGGGTTTTTTCCTACATTGAAATGA
- a CDS encoding ATP-binding protein, with amino-acid sequence MNLYKLSPVREGSPNCKFCAGVGFFLEENVKNSSSGILLLCSCVGESCPCGGKAPYMVYDESQNRMLPCVCHNARIELAKVEYLVKKAGIPSKYKYRTLKSMDTTHLSFLAAYDWAETLVDKWNSSGTIRQGLYLWGATGSGKTLLACGILNELILRYGTECRYAKINRDFLSTIRDSYQKESELHGMEQTIKKQFTDVEVLVLDDFGANKESDWANSQLYDLIDARYEEEKVTILTSNIQAKDWKDKAEGRIYSRLLEMAEIIHLDCPDYRESHNVFGTH; translated from the coding sequence ATGAATTTATATAAATTAAGCCCAGTCCGGGAGGGTTCTCCGAATTGCAAATTTTGTGCAGGGGTTGGATTCTTTTTGGAAGAGAACGTAAAGAATTCTAGCTCAGGAATTCTGCTTCTTTGTTCCTGCGTGGGAGAGTCTTGCCCTTGCGGTGGCAAGGCTCCGTACATGGTCTATGACGAAAGCCAAAATAGAATGTTACCTTGCGTCTGTCATAACGCGAGAATTGAGTTAGCCAAGGTGGAATATTTGGTAAAGAAAGCAGGGATCCCTTCTAAGTATAAATATCGTACTTTAAAAAGTATGGATACCACACATCTTTCATTTCTCGCGGCATATGATTGGGCGGAAACATTGGTAGATAAATGGAACAGCTCCGGAACGATTCGACAGGGGTTATATTTATGGGGGGCGACCGGTTCCGGGAAAACTCTTCTTGCATGCGGTATCTTGAACGAATTGATTTTGAGATATGGAACCGAATGCAGATATGCAAAGATCAATCGTGACTTTCTTTCTACCATTCGAGACAGTTATCAAAAAGAAAGTGAACTCCATGGAATGGAGCAGACTATTAAAAAACAATTTACCGATGTAGAAGTTTTGGTTCTGGATGATTTCGGGGCAAACAAAGAATCAGATTGGGCCAACTCTCAGTTGTATGATCTGATCGATGCAAGATATGAAGAAGAGAAAGTTACGATACTTACTTCGAATATTCAAGCTAAGGATTGGAAAGATAAGGCGGAAGGTCGTATTTATTCTAGATTATTGGAAATGGCGGAAATAATTCATCTTGATTGCCCCGATTATAGGGAAAGTCATAATGTTTTCGGAACTCATTGA